A genome region from Cucumis sativus cultivar 9930 chromosome 4, Cucumber_9930_V3, whole genome shotgun sequence includes the following:
- the LOC101211447 gene encoding fructose-1,6-bisphosphatase 1, chloroplastic, which yields MVRTISSSPQQTLFSTSLFSSSGGFPSSNFSIRRPYSFSGTSAAKFPIRAVSLGTTEPEIRSKNPIRSGFDVENLTTWLLKQEQSGQIDAELTIVLSSISLACKQIASLLQRSSIINLTGAHGTMNVQGEDQKKLDVISNELFCSCLRSSGRTGIIASEEEDVPVAVEETYSGNYVVVFDPIDGSANIDTALTTGSIFGIYAPDKQCLFDIDDDSVLNQEEQKCIMNVCQPGNNLLAAGYCLYSSSVVFTISIGKGVFAFTLDPTYGEFVLTHPNIKIPTLGKIYSFNEGNYDLWDDKLQKYIDHLRQPTSSGKSYSGRYIGCLVGEIHRMLLVGGIYGNPANVNNKNGNLRLLYECAPMSYLVEQAGGKAIDGQRRILDIEPTKIHQRSPIFIGSSEEVEKLQKFLA from the exons atggtTCGTACGATTTCATCTTCGCCTCAACAAACTCTCTTCTCCACCTCTCTTTTCTCCAGCTCCGGTGGTTTCCCCTCTTCCAATTTCTCCATCCGCCGCCCTTACAGTTTCTCCGGCACCTCGGCAGCCAAGTTCCCGATCAGAGCTGTGAGCTTGGGGACGACCGAACCGGAAATCCGATCGAAGAACCCGATCCGATCCGGATTCGATGTGGAAAACTTAACCACGTGGCTACTGAAGCAAGAACAATCGGGACAAATCGACGCGGAACTAACCATCGTCCTCTCCAGTATCTCTCTGGCCTGCAAACAGATTGCTTCGTTGCTGCAAAGATCCAGCATTATCAACCTCACCGGCGCCCATGGTACCATGAATGTTCAAGGTGAAGATCAGAAGAAACTCGACGTCATTTCAAATGAG TTGTTTTGCAGCTGCCTGAGATCGAGTGGAAGAACAGGGATCATAGCTTCAGAGGAAGAAGATGTGCCAGTAGCAGTGGAAGAAACATACTCTGGAAACTATGTGGTTGTGTTTGATCCCATTGATGGCTCTGCTAATATTGACACTGCATTGACCACTGGTTCCATTTTTGGGATTTATGCACCTGATAAGCAATGTCTCTTTGACATTGATGATGACTCTGTG CTTAAtcaagaagaacaaaaatgcATCATGAATGTATGTCAACCTGGAAACAATCTGTTAGCAGCTGGTTACTGTCTCTATTCAAGCTCAGTTGTCTTCACAATCTCTATTGGAAAAGGAGTTTTTGCCTTCACTTTGGACCCTACCTATGGAGAATTTGTGTTAACTCATCCCAACATCAAAATCCCAACCTTGGGTAAGATCTATTCTTTCAATGAAGGGAACTACGATCTTTGGGACGACAAGTTGCAGAAGTACATCGATCATCTCCGACAACCGACGTCCTCAGGCAAGTCTTACTCCGGACGCTACATCGGTTGTTTGGTAGGGGAAATTCATAGAATGTTGCTTGTTGGAGGGATATATGGAAACCCTGCAAATGTTAACAATAAAAATGGGAACCTTAGATTGTTGTACGAGTGTGCGCCAATGAGCTATCTGGTCGAACAAGCGGGTGGGAAGGCAATAGATGGTCAGAGGAGAATACTCGACATCGAACCGACCAAG ATTCATCAGCGCTCACCAATATTCATTGGAAGTTCAGAGGAAGTGGAGAAATTGCAGAAGTTTTTGGCTTGA